One Meiothermus sp. Pnk-1 DNA segment encodes these proteins:
- a CDS encoding CopG family transcriptional regulator gives MRSTIYLPDDLARVVEAYLKEHPETNLSALVQEALEACLRRNPAALLELAGVVEKASVNAGEGAEDRLYRQE, from the coding sequence ATGCGAAGCACCATCTACCTGCCCGACGACCTCGCCCGGGTGGTGGAGGCTTACCTGAAGGAGCACCCGGAGACCAACCTCTCGGCCCTGGTGCAGGAGGCGCTGGAGGCCTGCCTTCGCCGCAACCCGGCGGCCCTGCTGGAGCTGGCTGGGGTCGTCGAGAAGGCCTCGGTAAACGCCGGGGAGGGAGCTGAGGACCGCCTGTACCGCCAGGAGTGA